In a single window of the Serratia quinivorans genome:
- the hisA gene encoding 1-(5-phosphoribosyl)-5-[(5-phosphoribosylamino)methylideneamino] imidazole-4-carboxamide isomerase codes for MIIPALDLIDGNVVRLHQGDYGQQRDYGNDPLLRLQDYQQQGAQVLHLVDLTGAKDPTARQIPLLRKLLAGVNVPVQVGGGIRNEQDVAALLEAGATRVVIGSTAVKQPQLVQGWFERYGADAMVLALDVRIDADGTKRVAISGWQENSDATLEQVVDQFLPYGLKHVLCTDISRDGTLAGSNVALYQEISQRYPQIAFQASGGIGNLDDIAQLRGSGVEGVIVGRALLEGKFSVEEAIACWQNG; via the coding sequence ATGATTATTCCGGCTTTGGATTTGATCGACGGCAACGTGGTGCGTCTGCATCAGGGCGATTACGGCCAGCAGCGCGACTACGGTAACGATCCATTGTTACGCCTGCAGGACTATCAGCAACAGGGCGCACAGGTACTGCACCTGGTCGACCTGACCGGCGCGAAAGACCCGACCGCCCGCCAAATCCCCCTGCTGCGCAAGCTGCTGGCGGGAGTTAACGTACCGGTACAGGTTGGCGGCGGCATTCGCAATGAGCAGGACGTCGCTGCCCTGCTGGAGGCCGGCGCAACCCGCGTGGTGATCGGCTCCACCGCTGTAAAACAGCCGCAGCTGGTACAGGGCTGGTTCGAACGCTACGGCGCGGACGCCATGGTACTGGCGCTGGACGTGCGCATTGACGCAGACGGCACCAAACGCGTGGCGATCAGCGGCTGGCAGGAAAACTCGGATGCCACATTGGAACAGGTGGTTGATCAGTTCTTGCCTTATGGCCTCAAACACGTGCTGTGCACCGATATTTCCCGTGACGGGACATTGGCCGGTTCCAACGTGGCGCTGTATCAGGAAATCAGCCAACGATATCCGCAGATCGCCTTCCAGGCCTCTGGCGGTATCGGTAATCTGGATGATATCGCCCAGTTGCGCGGCAGTGGCGTTGAGGGTGTGATTGTGGGGCGTGCCCTGCTGGAAGGTAAGTTTAGCGTTGAGGAGGCAATCGCATGCTGGCAAAACGGATAA
- the hisF gene encoding Imidazole glycerol phosphate synthase subunit HisF, whose product MLAKRIIPCLDVKDGQVVKGVQFRNHEIIGDIVPLAQRYAQEGADELVFYDITASSDGRVVDKSWVSRVAEVIDIPFCVAGGIKSPEDASQILSFGADKISINSPALADPTLISRLADRFGVQCIVVGIDTWFEAETGKYHVNQYTGDESRTRVTEWETLDWVKEVQKRGAGEIVLNMMNQDGVRNGYDLEQLRLVREVCKVPLIASGGAGTMEHFLEAFRDADVDGALAASVFHKQIINIGDLKRFLSEQGVEIRLC is encoded by the coding sequence ATGCTGGCAAAACGGATAATCCCGTGCCTGGATGTTAAAGACGGGCAGGTAGTGAAAGGCGTGCAGTTCCGCAACCATGAAATTATCGGTGATATCGTGCCGCTGGCGCAGCGCTATGCGCAAGAAGGCGCAGACGAACTGGTGTTTTACGATATCACCGCGTCAAGCGATGGCCGGGTGGTAGATAAAAGCTGGGTATCACGCGTGGCAGAGGTGATTGATATCCCCTTCTGCGTCGCCGGCGGGATTAAAAGCCCGGAAGACGCCAGCCAGATCCTCTCTTTCGGCGCCGACAAGATTTCCATCAACTCCCCGGCGCTGGCCGACCCGACGCTGATTAGCCGCCTGGCGGATCGCTTTGGCGTACAGTGCATTGTGGTGGGTATTGATACCTGGTTCGAAGCCGAAACCGGCAAGTACCACGTTAACCAGTACACCGGAGACGAAAGCCGCACCCGCGTTACTGAGTGGGAAACCCTGGATTGGGTGAAAGAAGTGCAGAAACGCGGCGCCGGCGAAATTGTGCTGAATATGATGAATCAGGACGGCGTGCGTAACGGCTACGATTTGGAACAACTGCGCCTGGTGCGTGAGGTGTGCAAAGTGCCATTGATCGCCTCCGGCGGCGCAGGCACCATGGAACACTTCCTGGAAGCCTTCCGCGATGCCGATGTCGATGGCGCACTGGCCGCTTCGGTGTTCCACAAACAAATCATTAATATCGGTGACCTGAAAAGGTTCTTGTCCGAACAAGGTGTGGAGATCCGCCTGTGTTAA
- the hisE gene encoding Phosphoribosyl-ATP pyrophosphatase, with translation MLTEQQRNLLDWEKTDHLLPVIVQHAVSGEVLMLGYMNQEALAVTEQSGKVTFFSRTKQRLWTKGESSGHFLNVVSITPDCDNDTLLILANPIGPTCHLGNTSCFHPASSDWGFLYQLEQLLAERKNASPDSSYTASLYASGTKRIAQKVGEEGVETALAATVNDRKELTNEASDLIYHLLVLLQDQDLDLSKVIGRLRERHQK, from the coding sequence GTGTTAACAGAACAACAAAGAAACCTGCTGGACTGGGAAAAAACTGACCACCTGCTACCGGTAATCGTCCAGCATGCCGTATCCGGCGAAGTGCTGATGCTCGGCTATATGAATCAGGAAGCGCTGGCCGTTACCGAGCAGAGCGGCAAGGTCACCTTTTTCTCACGCACCAAACAGCGCCTGTGGACCAAGGGCGAAAGCTCTGGCCACTTCCTTAACGTAGTCAGCATCACCCCGGATTGCGACAACGACACGCTGTTGATTCTGGCCAATCCAATCGGCCCCACCTGCCACCTGGGTAACACCAGTTGCTTCCACCCGGCCAGCAGCGATTGGGGTTTTCTGTATCAGCTGGAACAACTGCTGGCAGAACGTAAAAACGCCAGCCCCGACAGCTCTTATACCGCCAGCCTGTACGCCAGCGGCACCAAGCGTATCGCGCAGAAAGTCGGGGAAGAAGGCGTGGAGACCGCACTGGCCGCTACGGTGAATGACCGCAAAGAATTGACCAACGAAGCCTCTGATCTGATTTATCACCTGTTGGTGTTGCTGCAGGATCAGGATTTGGACTTGAGCAAAGTGATTGGCCGGTTGCGCGAGCGGCACCAGAAATAA